From a region of the Panulirus ornatus isolate Po-2019 chromosome 38, ASM3632096v1, whole genome shotgun sequence genome:
- the LOC139760819 gene encoding LOW QUALITY PROTEIN: probable glutamate receptor (The sequence of the model RefSeq protein was modified relative to this genomic sequence to represent the inferred CDS: deleted 2 bases in 2 codons) produces the protein MMASVATVLLILTVAVLPSAAQLPRRPYGGRQTLGVAGGAVEAVLARERPPHCSVILLTDGTTSATTVFTVTERLRIPLGLAVFEVVGESKRPNMTHDQLSRMVGEVRQLRQISGCVTLVVVSDDPAFLAASAEWSLKGRLLTWSNKLLAVTRRPLQDLPHLYTSFSMTNSMLIIVDASAPFPRCDIYIHPPYRPPDAQVVRIASWSTIRGLTLATHLPLFPEKFSKFAYGPTFLTACEEYPSYVELSPSWKPDQPVEFEGPMINLLDLLAENFNFTYTFVRPPDGMWGHKEADGSWTGMVGMVGREEVDMGVGPFSMSATRAEMVDYMRIVVDDALKIIGGRGRPEVDPWGFLLPLGPLVWTAILTVVVVVPGMVLLVLLCFPRKAPQRNTWRMDNIFLYLRVLLQQGYSPEPGEQPWERLMLGSWMVMTLLFVRSYDGNLMSMLAVRHIAQPFQSLRDVLDDPSATMIWVAGDVYIKYLQSAKNGTFRDVMDAGKDGRLMWVTSTLWRKVMETLVVEGTHVLIVEENEGRSLRADLFSDTGRCDFYTSREQFFPTSMSMVGQKGHPLVPALSKSIKYVKQYGIYDYWMTSFKINSTRCLHPPTKITIKSSLAASNLWGMFVVLAGGHAAALLLLCAELLTAARHAEDQSFSSSVSVGY, from the exons atgatggcgagtGTGGCGACAGTGTTGTTGATCCTGACTGTGGCTGTCCTCCCGTCCGCCGCTCAGCTGCCTCGACGCCCTTATG GTGGTAGGCAGACCCTGGGAGTGGCAGGCGGGGCGGTGGAGGCggtgctggccagagagcggccgCCCCACTGCTCCGTCATCCTCCTCACAGACGGCACCACCTCGGCCACCACTGTCTTCACG GTGACGGAGAGGCTGCGGATTCCGTTGGGGCTGGCGGTGTTCGAGGTGGTAGGAGAGAGCAAGAGACCCAACATGACACATGACCAGCTCTCTAGGATGGTTGGCGAGGTTCGACAG CTGCGGCAGATTTCGGGGTGcgtgacgttggtggtggtgagcgacgacccagccttcctgGCCGCCTCGGCCGAGTGgtccctcaagggccgcctcctgACGTGGTCCAATAAACTCCTGGCCGTCACCCGCCGGCCCCTTCAGGACCTGCCACACCTCTACACCTCCTTCTCCATGACGAACTCAATGTTGATCATCGTGGACGCCTCCGCTCCATTTCCCAG GTGTGATATATACATCCACCCGCCCTACAGACCCCCGGACGCCCAGGTGGTGCGTATTGCGTCCTGGTCGACCATACGtggcctcacactggccacccacctcccgctcttccctGAGAAGTTCTCCAA GTTCGCCTACGGGCCAACGTTCCTGACA GCGTGTGAGGAGTACCCGTCCTATGTGGAGCTGAGCCCTTCTTGGAAACCAGATCAACCGGTGGAGTTCGAAGGACCCATGATCAACCTGCTGGACCTGCTCGCAGAAAACTTTAATTTCAC GTACACGTTCGTGCGACCACCAGACGGTATGTGGGGTCATAAGGAGGCTGATGGGTCCTGGACTGGCATGGTCGGGATGGTGGGCAGGGAG GAGGTGGACATGGGTGTCGGTCCCTTCTCTATGAGTGCTACTCGAGCTGAGATGGTGGACTACATGAGAATAGTCGTGGACGACGCCCTGAAGATCATCGGAGGTCGAGGGCGGCCTGAGGTGGACCCGTGGGGCTTCCTGCTGCCTCTGGGACCTCTGGTGTGGACGGCCAtcctgactgtggtggtggtggtgccggggatggTGTTGCTAGTGTTGCTCTGCTTCCCTCGCAAGGCTCCACAGAGGAACACCTGGAGGATGGACAATATCTTCCTATATCTTCGCGTGTTGCTACAACAAG GGTACAGCCCTGAGCCAGGCGAGCAGCCGTGGGAGCGTCTGATGCTGGGGTCGTGGATGGTGATGACGCTGCTGTTCGTCCGGAGTTATGACGGTAACCTTATGTCTATGTTGGCCGTCAGGCACATTGCACAACCGTTCCAATCCCTCAGAGACGTGCTGGACGACCCCTCCGCCACCATGATATGGGTGGCCGGCGATGTTTACATAAAGTATCTTCAG TCTGCGAAAAATGGCACATTTCGTGACGTAATGGACGCC GGGAAAGACGGTCGTCTGATGTGGGTGACGTCCACGTTGTGGAGGAAAGTGATGGAgacgctggtggtggagggaacccACGTCCTCATCGTTGAGGAAAACGAGGGCAGGTCCCTCAGGGCCGACTTGTTCTCAGACACAG GACGATGTGACTTTTACACCTCCAGGGAGCAGTTCTTCCCCACATCCATGAGTATGGTCGGTCAGAAGGGGCATCCTCTCGTCCCAGCTCTAAGTAAAAG CATCAAGTACGTGAAGCAATACGGGATATATGATTACTGGATGACGAGTTTCAAGATTAACTCCACCAGATGTCTCCATCCTCCCACCAAGATCACAATCAAGTCATCACTCGCTGCTTCTAACCTCTGG GGAATGTTCGTGGTGCTCGCTGGCGGCCACGCTGCCGCTCTCCTGCTGCTCTGTGCCGAGCTTCTCACTGCTGCTCGTCATGCAGAGGATCAGAGCTTCTCGTCTAGTGTCTCAGTGGGCTACTGA